In a genomic window of Pelecanus crispus isolate bPelCri1 chromosome 1, bPelCri1.pri, whole genome shotgun sequence:
- the RPL24 gene encoding large ribosomal subunit protein eL24, giving the protein MKVELCSFSGYKIYPGHGRRYARTDGKVFQFLNAKCESAFLSKRNPRQINWTVLYRRKHKKGQSEEIQKKRTRRAVKFQRAITGASLAEIMAKRNQKPEVRKAQREQAIRAAKEAKKAKQATKKTAVSAAKAPTKAAPKQKIVKPVKVSAPRVGGKR; this is encoded by the exons ATGAA GGTCGAGCTGTGCAGTTTCAGCGGGTACAAGATCTACCCGGGACACGGGCGCCGCTACGCCCGCACCGACGGCAAg GTTTTTCAGTTCTTGAATGCAAAATGTGAGTCTGCATTCCTTTCCAAGAGAAACCCCCGTCAAATCAATTGGACTGTTCTGTATAGGCGTAAACACAAGAAGGGACAGTCA GAAGAGATACAAAAGAAGCGCACGCGTCGTGCTGTTAAGTTTCAGAGGGCTATCACTGGTGCTTCTTTAGCTGAGATTATGGCTAAGCGAAATCAGAAGCCCGAAGTACGAAAGGCGCAGAGGGAACAAGCTATTAG GGCTGCAAAAGAAGCCAAGAAGGCTAAGCAGGCCACCaagaaaacagctgtttctgctgcaaaG GCTCCTACAAAGGCAGCACCTAAGCAGAAGATTGTGAAACCAGTCAAGGTTTCTGCTCCCCGTGTTGGTGGAAAGCGCTAA